One segment of Pseudomonas asgharzadehiana DNA contains the following:
- the queA gene encoding tRNA preQ1(34) S-adenosylmethionine ribosyltransferase-isomerase QueA: MRVADFTFELPDSLIARHPLAERRASRLLTLDGVSGALAHLQFTDLLEHLRPGDLMVFNNTRVIPARLFGQKASGGKLEILVERVLDTHRVLAHVRSSKSPKPGSNIVINGGGEAEMVARHDALFELKFAEEVLPLLERVGHMPLPPYIDRPDEDSDRERYQTVYSRHLGAVAAPTAGLHFDQPLLDAIAAKGVETAYVTLHVGAGTFQPVRVENIEDHHMHSEWLEVSQAVVDAVAACKARNGRVVAVGTTSVRSLESAARDGVLKPFSGDTDIFIFPGRPFHVVDCLVTNFHLPESTLLMLVSAFAGYPQTMAAYQAAIDNGYRFFSYGDAMFITRNPAPRGPEEQL, encoded by the coding sequence ATGCGCGTTGCTGACTTTACTTTTGAACTCCCTGATTCGCTGATCGCTCGCCACCCGTTGGCCGAGCGTCGCGCCAGTCGACTGCTGACCCTGGACGGGGTCAGCGGCGCCCTCGCACACCTTCAATTCACTGATTTGCTTGAGCATTTGCGCCCAGGCGATTTGATGGTGTTCAACAATACCCGTGTGATTCCTGCACGGCTGTTTGGCCAGAAAGCATCCGGCGGCAAGCTGGAAATTCTGGTGGAACGGGTTCTGGACACCCATCGCGTGCTTGCCCATGTGCGCTCCAGTAAGTCACCGAAGCCGGGTTCGAACATCGTCATTAATGGCGGTGGTGAAGCCGAGATGGTGGCGCGTCATGACGCGTTGTTCGAGCTCAAGTTCGCCGAGGAAGTATTGCCGTTGCTGGAGCGCGTAGGCCATATGCCATTGCCTCCTTATATCGACCGTCCTGACGAAGACTCGGACCGTGAGCGCTATCAGACGGTTTACTCCCGCCACCTCGGGGCGGTTGCCGCTCCGACTGCCGGCCTGCATTTCGACCAGCCGCTGCTGGATGCGATTGCCGCCAAGGGCGTCGAGACCGCCTATGTGACCCTGCACGTGGGGGCCGGCACGTTTCAGCCGGTGCGTGTGGAGAACATCGAAGATCACCACATGCACAGCGAATGGCTCGAGGTCAGCCAGGCGGTTGTGGATGCGGTCGCTGCCTGCAAGGCACGTAATGGACGGGTGGTAGCCGTTGGCACCACCAGCGTGCGCTCCCTGGAAAGTGCTGCGCGCGATGGCGTGCTAAAACCGTTCAGTGGCGACACCGATATCTTTATTTTCCCCGGCCGGCCATTCCATGTGGTCGATTGCCTTGTGACCAACTTCCATCTGCCGGAATCCACGCTATTGATGCTGGTGTCGGCATTTGCCGGTTATCCGCAAACCATGGCCGCCTACCAGGCCGCCATCGATAACGGGTACCGTTTTTTTAGCTACGGTGATGCGATGTTTATCACCCGTAACCCGGCGCCACGCGGCCCAGAGGAACAACTATGA